From Micromonospora sp. NBC_01699, a single genomic window includes:
- the msrA gene encoding peptide-methionine (S)-S-oxide reductase MsrA: MFLRRMKASLPSPDQVLPGRGFPIPVADRHAVLGTPLQGPWPEGSQIAVFGMGCFWGAERMFWTLPGVISTSVGYAGGQTPNPTYEEVCSGFTGHTEAVQVVYDPTKISYEDLLKVFWENHDPTQGMRQGNDVGTQYRSAIYTTTPEQSKVAQESREAFAPVVAKAGLPEITTEIGELGDYYYAEDYHQQYLAPTKNPDGYCNHGPNGMSCPVGVARVS; the protein is encoded by the coding sequence GTGTTCCTACGGCGAATGAAGGCCAGCCTGCCCAGCCCCGACCAGGTGCTGCCCGGGCGCGGTTTCCCGATCCCGGTGGCCGACCGGCACGCCGTCCTCGGCACGCCGTTGCAGGGCCCCTGGCCCGAGGGCAGCCAGATCGCCGTCTTCGGCATGGGCTGTTTCTGGGGTGCCGAGCGGATGTTCTGGACGCTTCCGGGTGTGATCTCCACCTCCGTCGGTTACGCCGGCGGACAGACCCCGAACCCCACGTACGAGGAGGTCTGCTCGGGCTTCACCGGGCACACCGAGGCCGTTCAGGTGGTCTACGACCCCACGAAGATCAGCTACGAGGACCTGCTCAAGGTCTTCTGGGAGAACCACGACCCGACCCAGGGCATGCGCCAGGGCAACGACGTGGGCACCCAGTACCGCTCGGCGATCTACACCACGACGCCGGAGCAGTCGAAGGTGGCACAGGAGTCCCGCGAGGCGTTCGCCCCGGTGGTGGCGAAGGCGGGCCTGCCGGAGATCACCACCGAGATCGGCGAGCTGGGTGACTACTACTACGCCGAGGACTACCACCAGCAGTACCTGGCACCGACCAAGAATCCGGACGGCTACTGCAACCACGGCCCGAACGGAATGAGCTGCCCGGTCGGTGTGGCGCGCGTGAGCTGA
- a CDS encoding HIT family protein: MKPCVFCGIVAGSVPAFTVADEPDGVAFLDTRPVFRGHVLVVPRAHCEVLADLPVSSLSGYFGLVQRIAVAVETGLGSGGTFVAMNNRVSQSVPHLHTHVVPRTRGDGLRGFFWPRTTYDDADSATGYAARIAAALTAA, translated from the coding sequence CATTGTCGCGGGCTCCGTACCGGCCTTCACCGTCGCCGACGAGCCGGACGGGGTCGCGTTTCTGGACACCAGACCGGTTTTCCGGGGTCACGTGCTGGTCGTACCACGCGCACATTGCGAGGTTCTAGCTGATCTGCCTGTTTCTTCGCTTTCTGGATACTTCGGGCTGGTACAGCGAATCGCCGTCGCGGTCGAGACCGGACTCGGCTCCGGCGGCACCTTCGTGGCCATGAACAACCGCGTCTCCCAGTCCGTCCCCCACCTGCACACCCACGTGGTTCCCCGGACCAGGGGCGACGGCCTGCGCGGCTTCTTCTGGCCCCGAACCACCTACGACGACGCCGACTCGGCGACCGGCTACGCGGCCCGGATCGCCGCCGCACTCACGGCCGCCTGA